One segment of Brassica napus cultivar Da-Ae chromosome C3, Da-Ae, whole genome shotgun sequence DNA contains the following:
- the LOC106383872 gene encoding phospholipase A1-Ialpha2, chloroplastic-like — MLNSLHAHYKYAYTYFLSLNTSTNFSLYPLHFLPIMAAKSLFQSPNPKHVPFLKSDQTLVLPHVVSLPNSKTTAKRLVVSSSSSSSSSAVLAPHILTSPVASPLVSRAQAPLARVWREIQGCNNWKDLIEPTLNPLLQQEITRYGNLVSTCYKAFDLNPNSKRYLNCKYGKQTLLQETGVDQAEEYQVTKYIYATPDINISISPIQNEANRGARWVGYVAVSSDESVKRLGRRDIVVTFRGTVTNPEWVTNFMSSLAPARFDPHNARPEVKVESGFLSLYTSDESESKFGLESCRQQLLSEISRLVNKYKGEDMSITLAGHSMGSSLAHLLAYDIAELGLNRRMGERDVPITVFSFAGPRVGNLGFKKRCEELGVKVLRITNVNDPITKLPGVLFNENFRVLGGFYELPWSCSCYAHVGVQLTLDFFDVQNISCVHDLGTYIDLLNRRRINSRSADSDKEKDNDNFSLEFLKRKGENMMFLKGQRRVHWTNVVDLLSSVSDHMLYCNIF, encoded by the coding sequence ATGCTGAACTCTCTCCATGCACACTATAAGTACGCCTACACATACTTTTTATCTCTTAACACTTCCACGAACTTCTCTCTCTATCCTTTACATTTTCTTCCAATAATGGCGGCTAAGTCCTTGTTTCAAAGCCCTAATCCGAAACATGTTCCATTTCTAAAATCAGACCAAACTCTTGTTCTTCCTCATGTTGTCTCTCTCCCCAATTCCAAAACCACCGCCAAAAGACTCGTAgtttcgtcttcttcctcttcctcttcttctgctGTATTAGCACCACATATTCTTACTTCTCCTGTTGCTTCTCCTCTTGTATCTCGTGCTCAGGCACCGTTAGCTAGGGTTTGGAGAGAGATACAAGGGTGTAACAACTGGAAAGATCTCATCGAACCTACTTTAAACCCTCTTCTCCAACAAGAGATCACTCGCTACGGCAACTTAGTCTCAACATGTTACAAAGCCTTCGacctaaaccctaattcaaaACGTTACTTGAACTGCAAGTATGGCAAACAAACCCTACTTCAAGAAACCGGAGTCGACCAGGCTGAGGAGTACCAAGTCACCAAATACATCTACGCCACGCCGGATATCAACATCAGCATCAGTCCGATCCAGAACGAGGCCAATAGGGGCGCACGTTGGGTAGGTTACGTCGCAGTTTCATCTGATGAATCGGTAAAACGTTTAGGGAGGAGAGACATTGTGGTGACGTTTCGTGGAACGGTAACTAATCCTGAATGGGTCACGAACTTCATGAGCTCTTTGGCTCCGGCTAGGTTCGATCCTCATAATGCACGTCCCGAGGTGAAGGTGGAATCAGGGTTCTTGAGTTTATACACATCTGATGAGAGTGAGAGCAAGTTCGGACTAGAGAGCTGCAGACAGCAGCTTCTGTCCGAGATATCGAGATTGGTGAATAAGTATAAAGGAGAAGATATGAGTATAACACTCGCTGGACATAGCATGGGAAGCTCATTGGCTCATCTTCTTGCTTACGACATTGCGGAGCTAGGTTTAAACCGGAGGATGGGCGAGAGGGATGTTCCCATAACGGTCTTCTCTTTCGCAGGTCCTAGGGTTGGTAACTTGGGGTTCAAGAAACGTTGTGAGGAGCTGGGAGTTAAGGTTTTGAGGATCACTAACGTTAACGATCCGATCACTAAACTTCCAGGCGTTTTATTCAATGagaattttagggttttaggtggGTTTTATGAGCTTCCATGGAGTTGTTCATGTTATGCTCATGTTGGGGTCCAACTCACACTAGATTTCTTTGATGTTCAAAACATTTCTTGCGTTCACGATCTAGGGACTTATATCGATCTTCTCAACCGGAGAAGAATAAACTCGAGGTCAGCCGATTCTGATAAAGAAAAGGATAATGACAATTTTTCCTTGGAGTTTTTGAAGAGAAAGGGTGAGAATATGATGTTCTTGAAGGGAC
- the BNAC03G17690D gene encoding uncharacterized protein BNAC03G17690D produces the protein MAGVMQKFLVASMFMWMLPIAILYGFNNDLLPGSTTLSPHSLTLLSGFLAVVSVNVVIVFYICLALKEPVDKHKPDASFVAEAKDSVKKLTSAVPSTDPALKKQE, from the exons ATGGCTGGGGTTATGCAGAAGTTCCTTGTTGCATCAATGTTCATGTGGATGCTTCCTATTGCCATCTTATATGGTTTCAACAACGATTTGCTTCCTG GTTCAACAACATTGTCTCCACACTCTCTTACACTACTGAGTGGATTTCTTGCGGTGGTATCAGTCAATGTAGTCATTGTGTTCTACATCTGTCTGGCCCTGAAGGAACCTGTGGATAAACACAAGCCAGACGCTTCGTTTGTCGCTGAGGCCAAGGATAGCGTGAAGAAACTGACATCAGCAGTCCCAAGCACTGACCCGGCACTCAAGAAACAAGAGTAA
- the LOC106385855 gene encoding transcription factor bHLH153 — translation MMMENKRSVCSLEESSMKRHKSDLSFSSKERKDKVGERVSALQQLVSPYGKTDTASVLLEAMQYIQFLQEQVKVLSAPYLQTSPTITQEEMEEYSLRSRGLCLVPMEYTLGVAQSNGADIWAPVKTPTSPAFQ, via the exons ATGATGATGGAGAATAAGCGCAGTGTCTGTTCTCTTGAAGAAAGCAGCATGAAACGACACAAGTctgatctctctttctcttccaaG GAGAGGAAGGACAAGGTTGGAGAACGTGTTTCAGCTCTTCAACAGCTAGTTTCCCCTTATGGAAAG ACGGACACTGCATCAGTTCTTCTAGAGGCGATGCAATACATTCAGTTTCTTCAAGAACAAGTCAAG GTTCTAAGCGCTCCATATCTGCAAACATCGCCCACTATTACGCAG GAAGAGATGGAGGAGTACAGTTTGAGAAGCAGAGGGTTATGTCTTGTCCCAATGGAGTATACGTTAGGGGTTGCCCAAAGCAACGGTGCTGATATATGGGCTCCTGTGAAGACTCCAACATCTCCTGCTTTTCAATGA